One Acutalibacter muris DNA window includes the following coding sequences:
- a CDS encoding DUF5720 family protein, which translates to MELNEMEKRLIFQTEGYGKSDVTYELRMCLPYIPDPVRRKTAAELVRKLDAMPEKDCLALIQDIRKNYRIPAGPKTMGELLAEARQKSGAEKLKGHDIMALERFDPEVKHMIVFDVLSGNAPVGDKGDKMRLFLTDAGYQKFLDSQERGEVKLKNHAKVAPGGHLHYDRKDRAFSIVGIYEIKEPQLNAGLVPPPSLYQNRIFIDDSNGESGEYQRLEFYVKDPAQLSNTIESAKENANIAWDDFAVETADEEYQRTAAPLENMSVLVSSLLICLIIGSALVLSLILSLWIKGRIHETGILLAMGYRKTQIFLQHFAEVMMIAVLAFGISFFAGQVVADVTGDLLLQNVSAQTETIASDTASSLEVEITVRNFAAVCGIGTLVVAFSVGMSNIPVFRLQPKEILSKMS; encoded by the coding sequence ATGGAACTGAACGAAATGGAAAAGCGCCTGATATTCCAGACGGAAGGCTATGGGAAATCAGATGTCACATATGAGCTGCGCATGTGTCTCCCCTATATACCGGACCCGGTAAGGAGGAAAACGGCGGCGGAGCTTGTGCGAAAGCTGGATGCCATGCCGGAAAAAGACTGCCTGGCTCTTATTCAGGATATTCGGAAAAACTACCGGATTCCGGCAGGCCCTAAGACGATGGGGGAACTACTGGCGGAGGCCAGGCAGAAATCCGGTGCGGAGAAATTGAAGGGGCATGACATCATGGCCCTGGAACGCTTCGACCCGGAAGTAAAGCACATGATCGTCTTTGACGTGCTTTCAGGTAATGCCCCTGTCGGGGATAAAGGAGATAAGATGCGCCTGTTCCTTACGGATGCCGGCTATCAGAAATTCTTAGACAGCCAGGAACGGGGCGAAGTCAAATTGAAAAACCATGCGAAGGTTGCGCCGGGCGGCCATCTGCACTATGACCGCAAGGACCGCGCCTTCTCTATTGTAGGTATCTACGAAATCAAGGAACCACAACTTAATGCGGGGCTTGTACCGCCACCCTCTCTTTATCAGAACCGAATTTTCATTGACGATTCCAATGGGGAATCAGGAGAATATCAGCGACTGGAATTTTATGTGAAAGATCCGGCTCAGCTTAGTAATACCATTGAATCTGCAAAAGAAAACGCCAATATTGCATGGGATGATTTTGCGGTAGAAACTGCCGATGAAGAATATCAGCGAACAGCGGCACCTTTGGAAAATATGTCTGTCCTGGTATCGTCCTTGTTGATCTGCTTAATTATTGGCAGTGCCCTGGTGTTGTCTTTAATTCTAAGTCTTTGGATTAAGGGCCGTATTCATGAAACAGGTATATTGCTGGCTATGGGATACCGAAAGACGCAGATATTTCTGCAACATTTTGCAGAGGTCATGATGATCGCTGTGCTGGCATTTGGCATTTCTTTCTTTGCTGGCCAAGTCGTTGCGGATGTAACGGGTGATCTTCTCCTGCAAAATGTCTCCGCGCAAACCGAAACAATCGCCAGCGATACCGCCTCTTCTCTGGAAGTGGAAATAACTGTTCGTAACTTTGCGGCTGTTTGTGGAATTGGAACCTTAGTTGTAGCCTTCTCTGTGGGAATGTCTAACATCCCAGTGTTTCGCTTACAGCCCAAAGAGATATTAAGCAAAATGAGCTAA
- a CDS encoding plasmid mobilization protein: MSAKNLDNHNRWRSKTIAFRVSPEENEQIEIAVRLSGLTKQDYITRRLLNRDIVVQGNPRVYKALRNQLAAVLGELRRMEAGGGVDDELLATIRLIAVTLDGMKED; encoded by the coding sequence ATGTCTGCGAAAAATCTCGACAACCACAACCGATGGAGAAGCAAGACCATAGCGTTCCGGGTGTCCCCGGAGGAAAACGAACAGATTGAGATTGCCGTCCGTCTGTCCGGGCTGACCAAACAGGACTACATCACCCGACGTCTGCTGAACCGGGACATTGTGGTGCAGGGCAATCCCAGGGTCTACAAGGCCCTGCGTAACCAGCTCGCCGCCGTCCTGGGGGAGCTGCGGCGCATGGAGGCCGGGGGCGGGGTGGATGATGAACTTCTCGCCACCATCCGCCTTATCGCCGTGACGCTGGACGGCATGAAGGAGGATTGA